ATACTTTTAACAATAGAAGTAATTTCTGCAAATTTATTTTCGTCAAGCATAGTAGTCTTAAAACTTTCGTGCAAATTTTTTCTTCCGCAGAAAGGTAATTGTAATCTATCAAGTGATACGGCTTTCAGCATATCGCATAACGCCCAACATTCTTTCTTCGCCAAAATTCCCGGCATAATCCCTTTGGGAATAAACGCTGTATAAAAACTTTCTTTTTGCGGAGTTTGTGTAGTAAGCGGAACAACCAACGCCAATCTCTGCCGCTTATGAAAATGAACTATAACGACCGGACG
The DNA window shown above is from Chitinivibrionia bacterium and carries:
- a CDS encoding type II toxin-antitoxin system PemK/MazF family toxin, translated to MCRFEVCWHKDKSCISTDKSIIANIKPEIGKFRPVVIVHFHKRQRLALVVPLTTQTPQKESFYTAFIPKGIMPGILAKKECWALCDMLKAVSLDRLQLPFCGRKNLHESFKTTMLDENKFAEITSIVKS